Proteins co-encoded in one Spirosoma endbachense genomic window:
- a CDS encoding NAD(P)/FAD-dependent oxidoreductase — MNVGIIGGGVSGLFSAYYLRQAGHEVTLLENGTFADSCSHGNAGMIVPSHIIPLAAPGMIAKGIRWMFRSTSPFYVKPRLNRDLLRWGWLFHKHATAEHVERAIPVLRDLSFLSKKLYQELATTGNLDFGWQERGLLMLYQTPDNEHEMADEANVANRAGVDAQLLTGQQVQDLEPTARVTVRGAVYYPGDAHIYPNQLIRALVIRLRQLGVAMLENQQVIDFSIQNGRIQEVITTTGAYSFDEVVVAAGAWSPELTRKLGLSLPLQGGKGYSFMLPKQEQTIRVPAIMLEARATATPMNGQLRLAGTLEIAGTDLSVNPNRVRGIVQSINRYYPDLAVTMPATETVWRGLRPCSPDGLPYIGRLKHLQNLTLATGHGMMGVSLGPATGQLVAETVTGRTASLSLYPFAPERFSK, encoded by the coding sequence ATGAACGTAGGAATCATCGGCGGGGGCGTCAGCGGTCTCTTTTCAGCTTATTATTTACGACAGGCAGGTCATGAGGTGACACTCTTGGAAAACGGTACGTTTGCCGATAGTTGCTCACACGGCAATGCAGGTATGATTGTGCCCAGTCACATTATTCCACTCGCGGCACCAGGAATGATCGCCAAAGGGATTCGGTGGATGTTTCGGTCGACCAGTCCATTTTACGTAAAGCCACGGCTCAACCGCGATTTGCTGCGCTGGGGCTGGCTTTTTCATAAACATGCTACCGCCGAGCACGTCGAACGGGCGATTCCCGTGCTACGCGATCTGAGTTTTTTGAGCAAAAAACTCTATCAGGAACTGGCCACAACGGGCAATCTCGACTTCGGCTGGCAGGAACGTGGCTTACTGATGCTCTATCAGACGCCCGACAACGAGCACGAAATGGCTGATGAAGCCAATGTAGCGAATCGGGCGGGTGTTGACGCGCAACTACTGACAGGTCAGCAGGTACAGGATCTTGAGCCGACGGCCAGGGTCACAGTACGCGGTGCCGTTTACTATCCCGGCGATGCACACATCTATCCCAATCAGTTGATTCGGGCATTAGTCATTCGGTTGCGACAACTGGGTGTAGCGATGCTCGAGAATCAGCAAGTAATTGATTTTTCGATTCAAAACGGTCGTATTCAGGAGGTTATTACAACTACGGGTGCTTATTCATTCGATGAAGTGGTTGTAGCCGCTGGGGCCTGGTCGCCTGAATTGACCCGAAAGCTGGGGTTATCCCTACCCCTCCAGGGCGGAAAGGGCTATAGCTTTATGCTTCCAAAGCAGGAGCAAACCATTCGGGTACCTGCCATTATGCTCGAAGCACGCGCGACCGCTACACCAATGAACGGTCAGCTCCGGTTGGCCGGAACGCTCGAAATTGCTGGAACCGATCTGTCGGTAAACCCGAATCGGGTTCGGGGTATTGTACAGTCGATCAATCGGTATTATCCTGATCTGGCCGTTACGATGCCCGCGACTGAAACGGTCTGGCGGGGTCTTCGTCCCTGCTCCCCCGATGGGCTCCCTTACATTGGTCGCCTGAAGCATTTGCAAAACCTGACACTCGCTACCGGGCATGGCATGATGGGCGTAAGCCTTGGCCCGGCAACTGGTCAGTTAGTTGCCGAGACCGTTACGGGTAGAACCGCCAGCCTATCACTATATCCTTTTGCTCCTGAACGGTTCAGCAAGTAA
- a CDS encoding S41 family peptidase encodes MAGFVLTLSSCNKKVDDVSPQTTGTSSENSTIDNWILENMRQVYYWNDKIPANPDTTLAPSDFFDSILYSFDATLRPDGDRFSWIEENATDLTAELSGQTKTTGMEFTLYLRTSGSTDVIAQVLYVLPNSPAEQAGLKRGDIISKVNGQSLSTTNYESLLFGDATTYAFGIAQVSNQALVDTDVTKTVTTAVYQENPVFLDSVYTIGSKTIGYLVYNQFVPAPNGSNGTEYDNQVDAIFSKFKAQGVNELVLDLRYNPGGYTSSSANLASLIGKGVDASKLYFREEWNATITPELQKEYGSDFFLQKFSTKAQNIGGNLSRVFVLTTDWTASASELIINGLRPYMTVTTIGTTTHGKNVGSITITDDTGKIKWGMQPIVFKSFNSLGQSDYATGFTPSVEVEEPITLYPLGDTRDALLNAAIGQITGTGASSRLGATQNPLKALGSSIQRKAGGSQMVRPLKNLNL; translated from the coding sequence ATGGCCGGTTTCGTGCTAACCTTGTCGTCATGCAATAAGAAAGTCGATGACGTCAGTCCGCAGACCACAGGAACGAGCAGTGAAAACTCAACGATAGACAACTGGATTCTGGAGAACATGCGTCAGGTGTATTACTGGAACGATAAAATTCCGGCAAACCCTGACACCACCCTGGCTCCTTCTGACTTTTTCGATTCCATTCTATACAGTTTCGATGCAACGTTACGACCCGATGGGGATCGATTTTCCTGGATTGAGGAAAACGCTACCGACCTGACGGCCGAGTTAAGTGGTCAGACCAAAACAACCGGGATGGAGTTTACGCTCTATCTGCGCACGTCCGGCTCCACCGATGTGATTGCCCAGGTATTGTACGTTCTACCGAACTCCCCCGCCGAACAGGCCGGGCTGAAGCGGGGTGACATTATCAGCAAAGTAAACGGTCAATCGCTGTCTACCACCAATTATGAATCACTGTTATTCGGCGATGCCACGACCTATGCGTTCGGAATCGCTCAGGTCAGCAATCAGGCCCTGGTCGATACCGACGTCACAAAAACCGTAACAACGGCAGTTTATCAGGAAAATCCGGTCTTTCTGGATTCGGTGTATACAATTGGCAGCAAAACCATTGGCTATCTGGTTTATAATCAGTTCGTACCGGCTCCCAATGGCAGCAATGGTACGGAATATGACAATCAGGTCGATGCGATTTTCAGCAAATTTAAAGCCCAGGGCGTTAATGAACTTGTTCTTGACCTGCGCTACAATCCGGGCGGTTATACGTCCTCTTCGGCAAATCTGGCCAGCCTGATTGGCAAAGGTGTCGATGCCAGCAAACTATACTTCCGGGAAGAATGGAACGCAACCATTACACCCGAATTACAAAAAGAATACGGCAGCGATTTCTTTCTGCAAAAATTCAGTACGAAGGCACAAAACATTGGTGGCAATCTATCGCGGGTATTTGTGCTGACAACCGACTGGACAGCCTCGGCCAGCGAGCTGATTATCAATGGCCTGCGCCCTTACATGACGGTTACGACAATTGGCACGACTACCCATGGCAAGAACGTTGGTTCCATTACGATTACCGACGACACCGGCAAAATCAAGTGGGGTATGCAGCCGATTGTGTTCAAGTCCTTCAACAGCCTGGGCCAATCCGATTATGCTACTGGCTTTACGCCCTCGGTTGAAGTAGAGGAACCAATCACCCTGTATCCGCTCGGCGACACCCGCGATGCTCTTTTAAATGCGGCTATCGGTCAGATAACGGGTACGGGAGCCAGCAGCCGCCTGGGTGCTACCCAAAATCCACTGAAAGCGCTGGGGTCATCGATCCAGCGAAAAGCAGGTGGCAGCCAGATGGTACGTCCCCTGAAAAACCTCAATCTGTAG